In Morganella morganii, the following are encoded in one genomic region:
- a CDS encoding NAD(P)/FAD-dependent oxidoreductase gives MQRIVIVGGGAGGTMVANILTRKLLNDIYQKKVEVVLISDSEWHYYKPAFMYVAFNLYLKEELRKSQRSLLRPEIQFIHDRVEHFDFASQTLQGKSGTKYGYDYLVIATGCQPRPDRISGMKEAADHFYQYQPARQLAEKLAKFEKGRIFITVSFPNTPNVPHQCGIAPMETTLMLDDYFRQRRVRQDIEIVYTYPTVSQLLRNCLFMQKDVCEVLPAVFQERNIQAQRGFTLERVCPEKKIAYSKEGEEQPFDLLIGTPPISAVESVRNTGLSDGDPEEGWLPTDPETLQVYGLKNVYVLGDTVDLPISKAAGSCHNQSTVVVDNIIGEMRFGYTTAIYDGRVQAVAQMGLNAGMPLQYDYKHDVLPTPATKLGGLLRTGFNRGLYWSTVRGLV, from the coding sequence ATGCAGCGTATTGTTATTGTTGGCGGCGGCGCCGGCGGCACGATGGTCGCAAATATTCTGACCAGAAAGCTGTTAAATGATATTTATCAGAAGAAAGTGGAAGTTGTCCTTATTTCAGACAGTGAATGGCACTATTATAAACCTGCGTTTATGTATGTGGCTTTTAATCTGTATCTGAAAGAGGAATTACGAAAGTCACAACGCTCTCTGCTTCGCCCCGAAATTCAGTTTATTCACGACCGTGTCGAGCATTTTGATTTTGCATCACAGACGCTGCAGGGAAAGAGCGGCACCAAATACGGATATGACTACCTGGTGATCGCGACCGGCTGTCAGCCGAGACCGGATCGGATCTCCGGAATGAAAGAAGCTGCCGATCATTTCTATCAGTATCAACCCGCTCGCCAGTTGGCTGAAAAGCTGGCAAAATTCGAAAAAGGCCGGATTTTTATTACGGTTTCTTTCCCGAATACCCCGAATGTTCCTCACCAGTGTGGTATCGCACCGATGGAAACCACGCTGATGCTGGATGATTATTTCCGTCAGCGTCGTGTCCGCCAGGATATCGAAATCGTTTATACCTATCCGACAGTATCTCAGTTATTACGTAACTGCCTGTTTATGCAGAAAGATGTCTGTGAAGTCCTGCCGGCGGTCTTTCAGGAGCGTAATATTCAGGCTCAGCGCGGTTTTACCCTGGAGCGTGTCTGCCCTGAAAAGAAAATTGCGTATTCCAAAGAAGGGGAAGAGCAGCCGTTTGATCTGCTGATAGGTACGCCACCGATTTCTGCGGTGGAATCGGTACGTAATACCGGATTATCCGACGGCGATCCAGAAGAGGGCTGGCTGCCGACAGATCCGGAAACGTTGCAGGTGTACGGACTGAAAAACGTGTATGTCCTCGGGGATACTGTGGATCTGCCTATCAGTAAAGCGGCCGGCAGTTGCCATAACCAGTCGACTGTCGTGGTGGATAATATTATCGGCGAGATGCGTTTCGGCTATACCACCGCCATTTATGACGGACGGGTTCAGGCAGTCGCCCAGATGGGGCTGAATGCAGGGATGCCGCTTCAGTATGATTATAAGCATGATGTGTTACCGACACCGGCGACAAAGCTGGGTGGCCTGCTGCGTACCGGTTTTAACCGCGGGCTGTACTGGTCAACCGTTCGCGGCCTGGTATAA
- the queE gene encoding 7-carboxy-7-deazaguanine synthase QueE has product MQYPINEIFQTLQGEGVFTGVPAIFVRLQRCPVGCSWCDTKHTWEQLPEKACSAEDMMSKTEEDDRWASLDADSIIMQFEAKGYTARHVVITGGEPCLYDLRPLTAVLEGRGYQCQIETSGTQPVQCSEKTWVTVSPKVNMRGGYDVLTPSLLRADEVKHPVGRQRDIDELDLLLAKLPGDKQPVVALQPISQKPAATALCIETCIARNWRFSMQTHKYLNIA; this is encoded by the coding sequence ATGCAATACCCTATTAACGAAATCTTTCAGACATTGCAGGGCGAAGGGGTTTTTACCGGCGTTCCGGCGATTTTTGTCCGTTTGCAGCGCTGTCCGGTCGGGTGCAGCTGGTGTGATACCAAACATACCTGGGAACAGTTACCGGAAAAAGCCTGTTCAGCAGAAGACATGATGAGTAAAACAGAGGAGGACGACCGCTGGGCCTCTCTGGATGCAGACAGCATTATTATGCAGTTTGAGGCGAAAGGTTATACAGCCCGCCATGTTGTGATCACCGGCGGTGAACCGTGCTTATACGATTTACGGCCGCTGACGGCGGTGCTGGAAGGACGGGGTTATCAGTGCCAGATTGAAACCAGCGGCACACAACCGGTGCAGTGCAGTGAGAAGACCTGGGTGACCGTTTCCCCGAAAGTGAATATGCGCGGCGGCTATGATGTGCTGACACCTTCACTGCTGCGGGCTGATGAGGTGAAACACCCGGTCGGGCGGCAGCGGGATATTGATGAACTGGATTTACTGCTGGCGAAACTGCCGGGGGATAAACAGCCGGTGGTGGCGTTGCAGCCGATCAGTCAGAAACCGGCTGCCACTGCTCTCTGTATTGAGACCTGCATCGCGCGTAACTGGCGTTTCTCGATGCAGACTCATAAATATCTTAATATTGCCTGA
- a CDS encoding amino acid permease has product MKENNTALRRGLTGRHIRFMALGSAIGTGLFYGSAASIEQAGPAVLLAYLIGGAAVFMVMRALGEMAVHHPVPGSFSQYASHYMGPLAGFLTGWNYVFEMLIVCLADVTAFGFYMKLWFPDVDQWIWVLGIVCFIGALNLCHVKIFGEMEFWLSIVKVTAIIAMIVGGAAIMLFGFGQETAHPTGISNLWEFGGFMPNGISGVIASLAIVMFAFGGIEVIGITASEAQNPEKTIPKAINAVPLRILLFYVLTLFILMCIFPWNQIGHNGSPFVQIFEKLNISYAANILNLVVITAAVSAINSDIFGAGRMMYGMAQEGQAPKSFMKLTKNGVPWMTVLVMSAVLLVGVVLNYLIPEKIFIIIASIATFATVWVWLMILLSQVAMRRKMKPEEVKTLKFPVPMWPVAPALTIAFMVFVIALLGYFPDTRVALMVGIAWVVILTVGYFAGVKKRV; this is encoded by the coding sequence ATGAAAGAAAATAATACGGCGCTACGACGGGGGCTTACAGGGCGGCACATCCGCTTTATGGCACTCGGATCGGCGATAGGTACCGGCCTGTTTTACGGCTCGGCAGCCTCTATTGAGCAGGCGGGTCCTGCTGTTCTGCTGGCCTACCTTATCGGGGGTGCGGCAGTCTTTATGGTGATGCGTGCGCTGGGCGAAATGGCAGTCCACCATCCGGTACCGGGTTCATTTTCACAATATGCCAGCCATTATATGGGGCCGCTCGCCGGGTTCCTCACCGGCTGGAACTATGTTTTTGAGATGCTGATTGTCTGTCTCGCGGACGTCACCGCCTTCGGCTTCTATATGAAGCTCTGGTTCCCGGATGTCGATCAGTGGATCTGGGTGCTGGGGATTGTGTGTTTCATTGGTGCGCTGAATTTATGTCACGTGAAGATATTCGGGGAGATGGAGTTCTGGCTCTCGATTGTCAAAGTGACCGCAATTATCGCCATGATTGTCGGCGGCGCGGCGATTATGCTGTTTGGCTTCGGCCAGGAAACCGCACATCCTACCGGTATCAGTAACTTATGGGAATTCGGCGGCTTTATGCCGAACGGAATAAGCGGGGTAATAGCCTCACTGGCCATTGTGATGTTTGCCTTCGGCGGCATTGAAGTGATCGGTATCACTGCCAGTGAAGCACAAAACCCGGAAAAAACCATTCCGAAAGCGATCAACGCAGTACCGCTGCGTATTCTGCTGTTCTATGTGCTGACACTGTTTATCCTGATGTGTATCTTCCCGTGGAACCAGATCGGCCATAACGGCAGCCCGTTTGTGCAGATTTTCGAGAAACTGAATATCTCCTACGCGGCCAACATTCTGAACCTGGTGGTGATCACCGCAGCCGTTTCTGCCATTAACAGTGATATCTTCGGTGCAGGCCGGATGATGTACGGCATGGCGCAGGAAGGTCAGGCACCGAAATCCTTTATGAAGCTCACCAAAAACGGTGTGCCGTGGATGACAGTTCTGGTGATGAGTGCAGTTCTGCTGGTCGGCGTGGTGCTTAACTACCTGATCCCGGAAAAAATCTTCATCATTATCGCCTCTATCGCAACCTTCGCGACCGTCTGGGTCTGGCTGATGATTCTGTTATCTCAGGTGGCAATGCGCCGTAAGATGAAACCGGAAGAGGTCAAAACCCTGAAATTCCCTGTACCGATGTGGCCGGTTGCGCCCGCTCTGACCATCGCCTTTATGGTCTTTGTGATCGCCCTTCTGGGTTACTTCCCGGATACACGTGTGGCACTGATGGTGGGGATTGCCTGGGTGGTAATTCTGACTGTTGGTTATTTTGCCGGTGTGAAAAAACGGGTATAA
- the queD gene encoding 6-carboxytetrahydropterin synthase QueD, which translates to MSTTIFKEFQFEAAHRLPHVPEGHKCGRLHGHSFLVRLELSGEVDVHTGWLIDFAEVKQAFKPIYDRLDHHYLNEIPGLENPTSEVLAEWIWQQTKPLLPMLSAVLVKETCTAGCIYRGE; encoded by the coding sequence ATGAGCACCACGATTTTTAAAGAGTTCCAGTTCGAAGCCGCCCACCGCCTGCCGCATGTCCCGGAAGGCCATAAATGCGGGCGTCTGCACGGGCATTCCTTTCTTGTCCGTCTGGAGCTGAGTGGTGAGGTGGATGTACATACCGGCTGGCTGATCGATTTTGCTGAGGTCAAACAGGCATTTAAACCGATTTATGACCGTCTGGATCATCACTACCTCAATGAGATCCCGGGGCTGGAAAACCCGACCAGTGAAGTGCTGGCGGAGTGGATCTGGCAGCAGACCAAACCGCTGCTGCCGATGCTGAGTGCCGTGCTGGTCAAAGAGACCTGTACCGCCGGCTGTATTTACCGCGGTGAATAA
- a CDS encoding diflavin oxidoreductase has translation MTSPITTSPLSAPDWQHLQPLLDRLTPQQLNWLSAWCRERAAAAPSAAEREPADILLIAASQTGNARCVAESLRDQLFSAQRAVRLVNAGDLSLTEFPESPLVVLICATTGDGDAPEEALPLFHFLHSVQAPSLTEIRYAVLALGNRAYPQFCQAGKNFDNRLHALGAQRILARAEADSDYQATADNWISQLLPELLTLTPPADEERLSRLTHNTVVQIDSQPHQRDKPQSAVLRRAVRLTAPESERHVCQIVLDIRGTGLHYQTGDALGVYPENSPELVSELLGLLWFDGTERVTLKGKSYSLRDALMTQCELTINSAPVVAAYARLSNAPELLDMIADPQQLISYAQRRPVADMVREFAVQTSAQAWVDCLPPLMPRLYSISSSPLVSPDEVHLTAGVVEFRTDGRTRYGAATRYLTHQLQPGDTVACFVEHNDHFRLPDDPEKPVIMIGPGTGIAPFRAFLQQRAAQQSGGKNWLITGNPHEKSDFLYETELTDFVRQGVLTELTTAWSRDQPQKIYVQDKLSEMRETVWRWLEQGAYVYVCGDAFRMAKDTDAALLDIIRSEGAMSAEEAQVFLNGLRTAKRYQRDVY, from the coding sequence ATGACATCGCCGATCACAACCTCTCCGCTCTCCGCGCCTGACTGGCAGCACCTGCAACCCTTACTTGACAGACTGACTCCGCAACAGCTGAATTGGTTATCGGCCTGGTGCCGTGAACGGGCAGCGGCAGCGCCGTCTGCGGCGGAACGGGAACCGGCGGATATTTTGCTGATCGCCGCATCTCAGACCGGTAACGCCCGGTGTGTGGCGGAATCCCTTCGGGATCAGTTGTTCAGTGCGCAGCGGGCGGTGCGTCTGGTGAATGCCGGTGACCTCTCACTGACTGAATTTCCGGAATCACCGCTGGTGGTGCTTATCTGTGCCACCACCGGAGATGGTGATGCGCCGGAAGAAGCCCTGCCGCTGTTTCATTTCCTTCATTCTGTTCAGGCACCTTCACTGACAGAAATCCGCTACGCGGTGCTGGCACTGGGTAACCGGGCATATCCGCAGTTTTGTCAGGCCGGAAAGAATTTTGATAACCGCCTGCATGCCCTCGGGGCGCAGCGGATCCTGGCGCGTGCGGAAGCAGACAGTGATTATCAGGCCACTGCAGATAACTGGATCTCTCAGTTGCTCCCTGAGTTGCTGACCCTGACACCGCCGGCAGATGAAGAGCGGCTCAGCCGTCTCACTCACAATACGGTGGTGCAGATTGATTCACAGCCGCATCAGCGTGATAAACCACAGTCTGCGGTTCTGCGCCGCGCGGTACGCCTGACCGCACCGGAATCGGAAAGGCATGTCTGTCAGATTGTGCTGGATATCCGCGGCACCGGGTTACATTATCAGACCGGTGATGCGCTGGGTGTGTATCCGGAAAACAGCCCGGAGCTGGTCAGTGAGCTGCTGGGACTGCTCTGGTTTGACGGTACTGAGCGTGTCACGCTGAAAGGAAAATCGTATTCTCTGCGTGACGCCCTGATGACGCAGTGTGAGCTGACCATCAACAGCGCACCGGTTGTGGCGGCTTACGCCCGCCTCAGTAACGCGCCGGAACTGCTGGATATGATTGCGGATCCGCAGCAACTGATATCGTACGCACAGCGCAGACCGGTGGCGGATATGGTTCGTGAGTTTGCCGTGCAGACCTCCGCACAGGCCTGGGTGGATTGCCTGCCGCCGCTGATGCCGCGTTTATACTCCATTTCCTCGTCGCCGCTGGTCTCACCGGATGAAGTGCATCTGACCGCCGGGGTGGTGGAGTTCCGGACTGACGGGCGCACCCGCTACGGTGCGGCAACCCGTTACCTGACGCATCAGTTACAGCCCGGGGATACGGTTGCCTGTTTTGTGGAACACAATGATCACTTCCGCCTGCCGGATGATCCGGAAAAACCGGTGATTATGATAGGGCCGGGTACCGGCATTGCGCCGTTCCGTGCGTTTCTTCAGCAGCGTGCGGCTCAGCAATCCGGCGGAAAAAACTGGCTGATTACCGGCAATCCGCATGAAAAAAGCGATTTTCTGTATGAGACAGAGCTGACAGATTTTGTGCGTCAGGGCGTACTGACGGAGCTGACAACCGCCTGGTCGCGGGATCAGCCGCAGAAGATTTATGTGCAGGATAAGCTGTCTGAAATGCGGGAAACCGTCTGGCGCTGGCTGGAGCAGGGCGCGTACGTATATGTGTGCGGGGATGCTTTCCGGATGGCAAAAGACACGGATGCCGCATTACTGGATATTATCCGCAGTGAAGGGGCGATGTCCGCAGAAGAGGCACAGGTTTTTCTGAACGGATTACGGACAGCAAAACGTTATCAGCGGGATGTTTACTGA